A section of the Agrococcus sp. SGAir0287 genome encodes:
- a CDS encoding Gfo/Idh/MocA family protein — protein MAERSVLGVGIVGAGFIGEFHVRSWSGVRDADVVAVASRTRESAQRLASLAQELDVGSDVTVHDDVRALVRDPRVDAVWLLTPNDTRVDVVRAICDEVRGGAALRGIAIEKPLGRTVAEAQAILDLVEDAGLLHAYLENQVHAPAITRAHELVWRRGAAESGSPYLARCAEEHSGPHKAWFWDGVRQGGGVLSDMMCHSVEAGRYLLTPPGVDPADWLRPVSVTASIQSLKWGRPAYAERLLELYPGAPDYRERPSEDYARAAWEFVNGDGEIVIAEGTTSWSHVGAGLRLSFELLGPEYSMQSDTLQTESRVFLSRALGQGQGEDMLEKQNAEQGLMPVVADEAATYGYTGENRHVAACFLRGEQPAESLRNGVAVAELLMAAYLSAQTGETVRWPVDLTDFVPDVAQGTWNPRR, from the coding sequence ATGGCAGAGCGCTCCGTGCTCGGCGTCGGCATCGTCGGCGCCGGCTTCATCGGCGAGTTCCACGTCCGCTCCTGGAGCGGCGTGCGGGATGCGGACGTCGTCGCCGTCGCATCCCGGACCCGCGAGAGCGCCCAGCGCCTCGCGTCGCTCGCCCAGGAGCTGGACGTCGGCTCGGACGTGACGGTGCACGACGACGTGCGCGCGCTCGTCCGCGATCCTCGCGTCGACGCGGTGTGGCTGCTCACGCCCAACGACACGCGCGTGGACGTCGTCCGCGCGATCTGCGACGAGGTGCGGGGTGGCGCCGCGCTGCGCGGCATCGCGATCGAGAAGCCGCTCGGTCGCACAGTGGCAGAGGCCCAGGCGATCCTCGACCTCGTGGAGGACGCCGGCCTGCTGCACGCGTACCTCGAGAACCAGGTGCATGCGCCCGCCATCACGCGCGCGCACGAGCTCGTGTGGCGACGCGGCGCGGCGGAGTCCGGCTCCCCGTACCTCGCACGCTGCGCCGAGGAGCACTCCGGTCCGCACAAGGCGTGGTTCTGGGACGGCGTCAGGCAGGGCGGCGGCGTGCTCTCGGACATGATGTGCCACTCGGTGGAGGCCGGCCGCTACCTCCTGACCCCGCCCGGGGTGGACCCCGCGGACTGGCTGCGTCCCGTGTCGGTCACCGCGAGCATCCAGTCGCTCAAGTGGGGCAGGCCCGCGTACGCCGAGCGGCTGCTCGAGCTCTACCCGGGCGCACCCGACTACCGCGAGCGCCCCAGCGAGGACTACGCCCGCGCGGCGTGGGAGTTCGTCAACGGCGACGGCGAGATCGTCATCGCCGAGGGCACGACCTCGTGGAGCCACGTGGGCGCCGGTCTGCGCCTGTCGTTCGAGCTGCTCGGTCCCGAGTACTCGATGCAGTCGGACACGCTGCAGACGGAGTCGCGCGTCTTCCTCTCCCGCGCCCTCGGGCAGGGGCAGGGCGAGGACATGCTCGAGAAGCAGAACGCCGAGCAGGGCCTCATGCCCGTGGTCGCCGACGAGGCGGCGACGTACGGGTACACCGGCGAGAACCGCCATGTCGCGGCGTGCTTCCTGCGGGGTGAGCAGCCGGCCGAGAGCCTGCGCAACGGCGTCGCCGTCGCCGAGCTGCTCATGGCGGCCTACCTCTCGGCGCAGACGGGGGAGACCGTGCGGTGGCCCGTCGACCTCACGGACTTCGTGCCGGACGTCGCGCAGGGCACCTGGAACCCGCGCCGCTGA
- the pnuC gene encoding nicotinamide riboside transporter PnuC: MDPLAWLVDAYTAQIPLPGGQSLLLREVLGNVFGLASALGGMARRVWAWPVGIVGNLLLLSVFVASLVDPAHSLPALLGQAGRQVMFIAVSIYGWVRWRQARSGGGQIVPRWASWRERIGIVVVLLVGTVALTPIFTALGSYDPVWADAWTFVGSLLATYGMAKGWTEFWLIWIAVDVVGVPLLVSAGYYATAAMYVFYGVFTAVGFVVWWRAQGRKPAVETLMPDPRLQDDGR, from the coding sequence GTGGATCCGCTCGCCTGGCTCGTCGACGCCTACACGGCGCAGATCCCGCTGCCCGGCGGCCAGTCGCTGCTGCTGCGCGAGGTGCTCGGCAACGTGTTCGGGCTCGCGAGCGCGCTCGGCGGCATGGCGCGTCGCGTGTGGGCCTGGCCCGTGGGCATCGTCGGCAACCTCCTGCTGCTCAGCGTCTTCGTGGCCTCGCTCGTCGATCCCGCGCACTCGCTGCCCGCGCTGCTCGGGCAGGCGGGCAGGCAGGTCATGTTCATCGCAGTGTCCATCTACGGCTGGGTGCGCTGGCGGCAGGCGCGCTCGGGCGGCGGGCAGATCGTGCCGCGCTGGGCGAGCTGGCGCGAGCGCATCGGCATCGTCGTCGTGCTGCTCGTCGGCACGGTCGCGCTCACGCCGATCTTCACCGCGCTGGGCTCGTACGACCCGGTGTGGGCGGATGCGTGGACGTTCGTCGGCTCGCTGCTCGCCACGTACGGCATGGCGAAGGGCTGGACGGAGTTCTGGCTCATCTGGATCGCGGTCGACGTCGTCGGGGTGCCGCTGCTCGTGTCCGCGGGCTACTACGCGACCGCCGCGATGTACGTGTTCTACGGCGTCTTCACCGCCGTCGGCTTCGTCGTCTGGTGGCGCGCGCAGGGGCGCAAGCCGGCGGTCGAGACCCTGATGCCGGATCCGCGACTGCAGGACGACGGCCGCTGA
- a CDS encoding ABC transporter permease yields the protein MTRAVRILRDPVVVAALIAVLLVVVGGLLRPGFASPGQVVDMLRVASFLGIIAIGQTIVVLSGGEGIDLSVGTVATLGAILASRTMAGSDALLVPGVLLALGVAALIGLANGLGIVLLRIPPFVMTLGMLGVVGGLILVVTGGRADGRAAPALVSLVNGRDVLGLPGILLVWLVLGIVVTLVLRRTVFGAQLYAIGTSREAARLSGVPVRRVTVSAYVLSSLFAALGGIAMVGYSQQVFLNLADDLTLPSIAAVVIGGTLVAGGVGGYLGSAVGAIVLTVLTSLLTTLAMPEWARIVVQGVVLIALLAVYGRQRRLRA from the coding sequence ATGACCCGCGCCGTACGCATCCTCCGAGACCCCGTCGTCGTCGCCGCACTCATCGCCGTGCTGCTCGTCGTCGTCGGCGGGCTCCTGCGCCCTGGCTTCGCGTCGCCGGGGCAGGTCGTCGACATGCTGCGCGTGGCCTCGTTCCTCGGCATCATCGCCATCGGCCAGACGATCGTCGTGCTCTCCGGCGGCGAGGGCATCGACCTGTCCGTCGGCACGGTCGCGACCCTGGGGGCGATCCTCGCGAGCCGCACGATGGCGGGCTCCGACGCCCTCCTCGTGCCCGGCGTGCTGCTGGCGCTCGGCGTCGCCGCGCTCATCGGCCTCGCGAACGGGCTCGGCATCGTCCTGCTGCGCATCCCGCCCTTCGTCATGACCCTCGGCATGCTCGGCGTCGTCGGCGGCCTCATCCTCGTCGTCACGGGCGGACGGGCCGACGGTCGCGCCGCGCCCGCGCTCGTGTCGCTCGTCAACGGCCGCGACGTGCTGGGGCTGCCCGGCATCCTGCTCGTCTGGCTCGTGCTCGGCATCGTCGTGACGCTCGTGCTGCGTCGCACCGTCTTCGGCGCCCAGCTCTACGCGATCGGCACGAGCAGGGAGGCGGCCCGCCTGTCCGGCGTCCCGGTCCGGCGTGTGACGGTGTCCGCCTACGTGCTGTCGTCGCTCTTCGCCGCGCTCGGCGGCATCGCGATGGTCGGCTACTCGCAGCAGGTGTTCCTCAACCTCGCCGACGACCTCACGCTGCCCTCGATCGCCGCGGTCGTCATCGGCGGCACGCTCGTCGCGGGCGGCGTCGGCGGCTACCTCGGCAGCGCCGTCGGCGCGATCGTGCTCACCGTGCTCACGAGCCTGCTCACGACCCTCGCGATGCCCGAGTGGGCGCGCATCGTCGTGCAGGGCGTCGTGCTCATCGCCCTGCTCGCCGTCTACGGCAGGCAGCGCAGGCTCCGGGCCTGA
- a CDS encoding alpha/beta hydrolase, with protein MATGAVLLPTLQRDRASAPARDASGVTIVDAIAYGADPTQRIDLCLPRGEAGVDRAAILLVHGGSWARGSRTEPHWRDTCAWLARAGYVVANVDYRLAPADPFPAAIEDVTAALTWLRSPETLATYAIDPGRIGAFGGSAGGNLVSLLGTAGTGAWDAGARVAAVVTMSAPLDLTGANVRDDFVERQLAYLGCDDLDDCPAAPLASPATFADATDPPFLVVHGDDEMIPLEQAEAFVAALEDVGAPVRLAVVPSERHSIGLLDEPDVRDEILAFLAATLEEPALG; from the coding sequence GTGGCGACGGGCGCCGTGCTGCTGCCGACGCTGCAGCGCGATCGTGCGTCGGCCCCCGCGCGCGACGCGAGCGGCGTGACGATCGTCGACGCCATCGCCTACGGCGCCGATCCGACGCAGCGCATCGACCTGTGCCTCCCGCGTGGCGAGGCCGGCGTCGATCGCGCGGCCATCCTGCTCGTGCACGGCGGCTCGTGGGCGCGCGGCAGCCGCACCGAGCCGCACTGGCGCGACACGTGCGCGTGGCTCGCCCGCGCCGGCTACGTCGTCGCGAACGTCGACTACCGCCTCGCACCGGCCGATCCCTTCCCGGCCGCGATCGAGGACGTCACGGCCGCCCTGACGTGGCTGCGCTCGCCCGAGACGCTCGCGACCTACGCGATCGACCCGGGCCGCATCGGCGCGTTCGGCGGGTCGGCGGGCGGCAACCTCGTCTCGCTCCTCGGCACGGCAGGAACCGGCGCGTGGGATGCGGGCGCGCGCGTCGCCGCGGTCGTGACGATGTCCGCACCCCTCGACCTCACGGGCGCGAACGTGCGCGACGACTTCGTCGAGCGGCAGCTCGCGTACCTCGGATGCGACGACCTGGACGACTGCCCGGCCGCTCCGCTCGCGAGCCCCGCGACCTTCGCCGACGCCACGGATCCGCCCTTCCTCGTCGTCCACGGCGACGACGAGATGATCCCGCTCGAGCAGGCGGAGGCCTTCGTCGCCGCGCTCGAGGACGTCGGCGCACCCGTGCGGCTCGCGGTCGTGCCCTCGGAGCGCCACTCGATCGGGCTGCTCGACGAGCCCGACGTGCGCGACGAGATCCTCGCGTTCCTCGCCGCGACGCTGGAGGAGCCGGCGCTGGGGTGA
- a CDS encoding biotin transporter BioY — MTSIAAPAVLADRLVARRSVVTDVALVGAGVALTALLAQVAIPLWPVPVTGQTLAVLLVGASLGALRGAASLSVYALLGAAGLPIFSEQSSGLAVLAGPTGGYIVGFVLAAALTGWLAERRWDRRFLGAAIAMTAGTVVTFAIGLPWLAAATGGSLEQVLAWGLVPFIPGGIVKALIAAAILPLAWKGVRALDARRDA; from the coding sequence ATGACCTCGATCGCCGCCCCCGCCGTGCTCGCCGACCGTCTCGTCGCACGCCGATCCGTCGTGACCGACGTCGCGCTCGTCGGCGCAGGCGTCGCGCTGACGGCGCTCCTGGCGCAGGTCGCGATCCCGCTGTGGCCCGTGCCCGTCACGGGTCAGACGCTCGCGGTGCTGCTCGTCGGCGCGTCGCTCGGCGCGCTGCGCGGCGCCGCGTCGCTGTCGGTGTACGCGCTCCTCGGTGCCGCCGGGCTGCCGATCTTCTCGGAGCAGTCGTCCGGCCTCGCCGTGCTCGCGGGTCCGACGGGCGGGTACATCGTCGGCTTCGTGCTCGCCGCCGCGCTCACGGGATGGCTCGCCGAGCGCCGCTGGGATCGCCGATTCCTCGGCGCCGCCATCGCGATGACGGCCGGCACCGTCGTCACGTTCGCCATCGGCCTGCCGTGGCTCGCCGCCGCGACGGGCGGCTCGCTCGAGCAGGTGCTCGCCTGGGGCCTCGTGCCCTTCATCCCGGGCGGCATCGTGAAGGCGCTCATCGCCGCCGCGATCCTGCCGCTCGCGTGGAAGGGCGTGCGCGCCCTCGACGCTCGTCGCGACGCATAG
- a CDS encoding DEAD/DEAH box helicase, with protein MTDTEPTEAADAERVTFADLGLPPEILTALADVGYETPSSIQAATIPTLLAGRDIIGLAQTGTGKTAAFALPVLAAVDVANRSPQALVLAPTRELAVQVCEAFERYAAHLGGVHVLPIYGGQGYGVQLSALRRGVHVVVGTPGRIMDHLDKGTLDLSGLTHVVLDEADEMLRMGFAEDVDQILAATPEDKQVALFSATMPRQIRAISQQHLRDPEEISVQGGAKTSATIRQRAILVSYQQKLEALTRVLEVEPFDGAIVFVRTRSETETVAERLRARGYTAAAISGDVAQPQREKTIEQLRSGALDVLVATDVAARGLDVERISHVVNYDLPIDTESYVHRIGRTGRAGRSGDAISFVTPRERRMLGAIERTTGGTVEEIPMPSAGEVNASRLSKFDDAITAALDETARIDRFRDIVAHYVEHHDVPHVDVAAALAVVAQGPTPMLLDEQDDVALRPQRRTPRDRDELGDDRGPRRERRSPSGATTYRLAVGSRNRVEPRQIVGALANEGGLGRDDFGRIQIRFDFTLVELPELSAEQLGRLADTRILGKPIDIRVDTGGRPERGDRPRRDRDDRPRRDDRGDRPRRDRDDRPRRDDRDERRPRHRRD; from the coding sequence ATGACCGACACAGAGCCCACCGAGGCTGCCGACGCCGAGCGCGTGACGTTCGCAGACCTGGGCCTGCCGCCCGAGATCCTCACGGCGCTCGCGGACGTCGGCTACGAGACCCCCTCGAGCATCCAGGCCGCGACGATCCCGACGCTGCTCGCCGGCCGCGACATCATCGGCCTCGCGCAGACCGGCACGGGCAAGACCGCCGCCTTCGCGCTGCCGGTGCTCGCCGCCGTCGACGTCGCGAACCGATCCCCTCAGGCGCTCGTCCTGGCGCCGACGCGCGAGCTCGCCGTGCAGGTGTGCGAGGCCTTCGAGCGCTACGCCGCGCACCTCGGCGGCGTGCACGTGCTGCCCATCTACGGCGGCCAGGGGTACGGCGTGCAGCTGTCGGCGCTGCGTCGCGGCGTCCACGTCGTCGTCGGCACGCCCGGCCGCATCATGGATCACCTCGACAAGGGCACCCTCGACCTGTCGGGGCTCACGCACGTCGTGCTCGACGAGGCCGACGAGATGCTGCGGATGGGCTTCGCCGAGGACGTCGACCAGATCCTCGCCGCGACGCCCGAGGACAAGCAGGTCGCGCTGTTCTCCGCCACCATGCCGCGGCAGATCCGCGCGATCTCGCAGCAGCACCTGCGCGACCCCGAGGAGATCTCGGTGCAGGGCGGCGCGAAGACGTCGGCGACGATCCGTCAGCGCGCGATCCTCGTCTCGTACCAGCAGAAGCTCGAGGCGCTCACGCGCGTGCTCGAGGTCGAGCCGTTCGACGGCGCCATCGTCTTCGTCCGCACCCGCTCCGAGACCGAGACGGTCGCCGAGCGGCTGCGGGCTCGCGGCTACACCGCTGCGGCGATCTCGGGCGACGTCGCCCAGCCGCAGCGCGAGAAGACCATCGAGCAGCTGCGCTCGGGCGCGCTCGACGTGCTCGTCGCGACCGACGTCGCCGCGCGCGGCCTCGACGTGGAGCGCATCAGCCACGTCGTGAACTACGACCTGCCGATCGACACCGAGTCGTACGTGCACCGCATCGGCCGGACGGGCCGAGCCGGCCGCTCGGGCGACGCGATCAGCTTCGTGACGCCGCGCGAGCGCCGGATGCTCGGGGCGATCGAGCGCACGACCGGCGGCACGGTCGAGGAGATCCCCATGCCCTCGGCGGGCGAGGTGAACGCGTCGCGGCTGTCGAAGTTCGACGACGCCATCACGGCCGCGCTCGACGAGACCGCGCGCATCGACCGCTTCCGCGACATCGTCGCGCACTACGTCGAGCACCACGACGTGCCGCACGTCGACGTCGCCGCCGCGCTCGCGGTCGTCGCGCAGGGTCCGACGCCGATGCTCCTCGACGAGCAGGACGACGTCGCCCTGCGGCCGCAGCGTCGCACGCCGCGCGATCGCGACGAGCTCGGCGACGACCGCGGCCCGCGGCGCGAGCGCCGATCCCCCTCCGGCGCGACGACGTATCGACTCGCCGTCGGGTCGCGCAACCGCGTCGAGCCGCGTCAGATCGTCGGCGCGCTCGCCAACGAGGGCGGCCTGGGGCGTGACGACTTCGGGCGCATCCAGATCCGCTTCGACTTCACCCTCGTCGAGCTGCCCGAGCTCTCCGCGGAGCAGCTGGGCCGTCTCGCCGACACGCGCATCCTCGGCAAGCCCATCGACATCCGCGTCGATACGGGCGGCCGACCGGAGCGCGGCGACCGCCCGCGCCGCGACCGCGACGACCGTCCTCGCCGCGACGATCGCGGCGATCGACCGCGTCGCGACCGCGACGACCGCCCGCGTCGCGACGACCGCGACGAGCGCAGGCCGCGGCACCGCCGCGACTGA